The DNA region caacaaggttgttgctttaacaagacagttaactgtttaaacggcttgccttttatactgcaatcacctggctcatgctacagctcgcgctgatgacagctcggcaactgacaggcacgtctgattggctaagacgcacctggctgcttccgagctgtcattcgtaacagcgaggactttcttcaatacacaacacttcttcccccccagctgtgcgcaagcacgcgtagtcttttaaataagcaggggaacgacggattcgctcagaccgccttaattctattgcaggcggatcctggcaacgatgtccttgtggtaattgtggaggaattgcataactaaaaggtgaagtgtgtggatgagacatggtggcagatgatgctggaggggcatgaggctggtagtctgcctctgaggggtttgggctatatatataaggatctggaacccttggaatgggaggagcatttacaccggctagattttgttgaacttgcagttgaaacccttgaacatccgattgagaagctacggctgctgtcttccgtttcctcaattgatccaggtgtcttcgccatgaggatccatcggataagtcaaccctataggaaacgggtcctgttatttgtgatataactgctggaacccatctcaagtcccctccataatttctagcccaaactagatcccccagttggaaagaacgggatggggttggaggccccaggttgccagactgaattcctgaatagacgggatgcaatctatccagggtggtccgcaggcgcctgcccatcaacatctccgcggggctcttctgtgtcagagggcaaggtgtggaatgctgtgccaataagtaagcatccaccctagcctgccagtcaccacggtttagccggcccaaagcctccttggccgatctaaccgccctttccgctcggccattgcttgccgggtggtaaggggcaaccagcgcatgtcgtatccctagttcagccaggaaagtttgaaaagttgtggctgtaaattgcgggccgttgtcagacaccactgtgtctggcaacccatgggttgcgaacaaccgtcgcaaagctcgcaccgtgctgtcagatgtggtggagtgcattagcaatacttccacccatcgagagtacgcatccacaactataaggaaaacctgcccatggaatggaccagcgaaatcaatatgtaacctagaccaaggccctcgaggcatctcccattcccgggagggagaggaaggaggagaaggccgagactgttggcatgtctcacatttggcaacccaggcttcaatgtcggcatctaaccctggccaccaaacaaaactgcgagcaagagctttcattctactgaccccaggatgactttcatgaaggcgttgcaaaatctgttgttgcaggaccattgggataaccacacggtcgccccacaacaggcagccggaatgaattgaaagctctgcttgtctgtttttaaaatgtttgaattgaggtggtaatgtaccagaaggccaacctctcaggacccaagtaagaagttttgccaaagtagggtcagaccgagagtgggctgctatgtctgtagcagacaaaggcaattctagctctgcaattgccaaaactgaaaggcaaggaactggtttaacttccttcaatggaagtgggcagcgactcagggcatctgcatgccctatctgcttgcctggacggtatcgtaaggcgtaggagtacgccgctaagaattccgtccatcgtgtcattcttggggatagaataggaggggtcggcttatcacctgccaaaagcccaaggagtggcttatggtctgtaaacaaggtgaaatgccgcccgtataagtaatcgtggaattttttaattcctgacactgcagctagagcctccttgtcaatttggctgtaattcctttctgctgatgtcagtgtccgggagtaaaaagctatgggagcttctgaaccattgggcaggacatggctcagaacggctcccaaacccacgggcgaggcatcacatgctagagtcagaggcatcttgtcactgtattggactaagactgcatctgacgtcagcagggatttgacagctgcgaacgcttgtgcttcgcggctgccccattgccaaggcgctgatcggtccagcaaccgatgcaggggctcggccagtgatgccttgtgtggaatgaaaggtgcataaaaatttaaaagccccaggaacgattgtaactgcgccttggaagttggagcaggtgcgtccctgatagctgccaattttgaaggggtagggtgaattccctgggcgtcaattgtgaagcccagaaattccacttggggaacagcaaagaaacacttgctgcgtttcaatttaagtcccgcgcccctgaaacggtcgaggactttccttagaactttgatgaggtctgatcggctgtttgcagcgatcaggacgtcatcaaaatatggtaccactcctggaagcccatggagcaaccgctccatgagactctggaaaatccccggggcaacggatacgccaaattgtaggcggcgacaacggaaagccccccggtgggtgacgatggtttgggcagccgccgcatcgtcatccacaggaagctgctggtaggcttgcgccatatccagtttggcaaaaatacaaccctgccccagggaatggagcagatgttgtacaacagggactggatatgggtttgcttgcaaggcgaggttgatggtggatttgtagtcggcacagaccctaatggagccgtcgggcttcactggaatgacaattggggtctcccacggtgaatggtcgattggctccagtatgccctgtgccacgagcttgtcgagctcggcttcaaccttgggccttaaagcaaaaggcaccctgcgggccttcagtctgatgggagcaacctggggatccaagttgagagagatagggttacccttgtaccggcccagctggccatcaaaaatgtcagcgtaatctgacaaaactaatgccacatcagcagaagtgtctgtcatggaatgaattccatgtattgagagacccagtgggctgaaccaatccaaacctagaatggatggcaagggcttaagcacaattaaaacaggcaaagttgtacaatgctgcccataagaaactctgacattataggaaccaacaatagaaatgctagacccctgatagtcctttaagatagagtcaggaggagaaaggtgacagcgtttaacatgggggcacaaaagagaaaatttgtcccacgataacaaggatttggaagctccagagtctacttccatgttgcaaggttgaccttcgatcaatggagtgacaattatcttgttcgtaccctctgaggaagaattgatggagacatcaggaagtggcaggccagcttgcttgacgttgaagcaattatcctgtcgctgagcagacgcgcggggctgaggacttctgtttgaagcagctgccccataaggaggtggaggagcagacgatgcagctgtagcaggctgagcagctctacaaactttggccaaatgtccttttttcccgcaacggcggca from Thamnophis elegans isolate rThaEle1 chromosome 3, rThaEle1.pri, whole genome shotgun sequence includes:
- the LOC116505924 gene encoding uncharacterized protein K02A2.6-like, translating into LLWGDRVVIPMVLQQQILQRLHESHPGVSRMKALARSFVWWPGLDADIEAWVAKCETCQQSRPSPPSSPSREWEMPRGPWSRLHIDFAGPFHGQVFLIVVDAYSRWVEVLLMHSTTSDSTVRALRRLFATHGLPDTVVSDNGPQFTATTFQTFLAELGIRHALVAPYHPASNGRAERAVRSAKEALGRLNRGDWQARVDAYLLAQHSTPCPLTQKSPAEMLMGRRLRTTLDRLHPV